A window of the Canis lupus baileyi chromosome 1, mCanLup2.hap1, whole genome shotgun sequence genome harbors these coding sequences:
- the TIAM2 gene encoding rho guanine nucleotide exchange factor TIAM2 isoform X5: MEGPRGTRDPPPRPLARHLSDADRLRKVIQELMDTEKSYVKDLSCLFELYLEPLQNETFLTQDEMESLFGSLPEMLEFQKVFLETLEDGLSASSDFNILETPSQFRKLLFSLGGSFLYYADHFKLYSGFCANHIKVQKVLERAKTDKAFKAFLDARNPTKQHSSTLESYLIKPVQRVLKYPLLLKELVSLTDHESEEHYHLTEALKAMEKVASHINEMQKIYEDYGTVFDQLVAEQSGTEKEVTELSMGELLMHSAVSWLNPFLSLGKARKDLELTVFVFKRAVILVYKENCKLKKKLPSNSRPAHGSADLDPFKFRWLIPISALQVRLGNTAGTENNSIWELIHTKSEIEGRPETIFQLCCSDNESKTNIIKVIRSILRENFRRHIKCELPLEKTCKDRLVPLKNRVPVSAKLASSRSLKVLKTSSSSEWPSEPGKASSLDSDECSLSSSTQSSGCHPGGSRQDCLQHPQTGLADFPDNLIKESDILSDEDEDYHQTLKQGSPTKDIELQFQRLRISDDPDANAAEQQPSTEGRPKGEPPKLVRGHFCAIKRKANSTKRDRGTLLKAQIRHQSLDSQSETTTLDLSSVLQREFSVQSLTSVVNEECFYEAESHGKL, encoded by the exons ATGGAAGGGCCTAGGGGGACTCGGGACCCACCTCCGAGGCCACTGGCTCGCCACCTCTCTGATGCAGATCGCCTCCGGAAAGTCATCCAGGAGCTGATGGACACGGAGAAGTCCTACGTGAAG GATCTGAGCTGCCTCTTTGAATTATACCTGGAGCCACTTCAAAATGAGACCTTTCTCACCCAAGATGAG ATGGAGTCACTTTTTGGAAGTTTGCCAGAGATGCTTGAATTTCAAAAGGTGTTTCTAGAGACTCTGGAGGATGGGCTTTCAGCATCATCTGACTTTAATATCCTCGAGACTCCTTCACAGTTCAGA AAATTACTGTTTTCCCTTGGAGGCTCTTTCCTTTATTACGCGGACCATTTTAAACTGTACAGCGGATTCTGTGCTAATCATATTAAAGTACAGAAGGTTCTAGAGCGAG CTAAAACTGATAAAGCCTTCAAGGCTTTTCTGGATGCCCGGAATCCTACCAAGCAGCATTCCTCCACACTGGAGTCCTACCTCATCAAGCCAGTTCAGAGAGTGCTCAAGTACCCTCTGCTGCTCAAGGAGCTCGTGTCGCTGACGGACCACGAGAGTGAGGAGCACTATCACCTGACAG aaGCACTAAAGGCAATGGAAAAAGTAGCGAGCCACATCAATGAGATGCAGAAGATCTACGAGGATTATGGGACTGTGTTTGACCAGCTAGTGGCAGAGCAAAGTGGAACAGAGAAGGAG GTAACAGAACTTTCCATGGGGGAACTTCTGATGCACTCTGCAGTTTCCTGGTTGAATCCATTTCTGTCTCTAGGAAAAGCCAGAAAGGACCTTGAGCTCACAGTGTTTG tttttaaaagagctGTCATATTGGTTTATAAAGAAAACTGcaaactgaaaaagaaactg CCCTCGAATTCCCGGCCTGCACATGGCTCTGCCGATTTGGACCCATTTAAATTTCGCTGGTTGATCCCCATATCCGCACTTCAAGTCAGACTGGGGAATACAGCAG GGACAGAAAATAATTCCATATGGGAACTGATCCATACGAAGTCAGAAATAGAAGGACGGCCAGAAACCATCTTCCAACTGTGCTGCAG TGACAATGAAAGCAAGACCAACATCATCAAGGTGATTCGGTCTATTCTGAGGGAGAACTTCAGGCGTCACATCAAGTGTGAGTTACCCCTGGAGAAGACCTGTAAGGATCGCCTGGTTCCCCTTAAGAACCGAGTTCCTGTTTCAGCCAAGTTAG CTTCCTCCAGGTCCTTAAAAGTCCTCAAAACTTCCTCCAGCAGCGAGTGGCCCAGCGAGCCGGGCAAGGCCAGCTCCCTGGACTCTGACGAGTGCAGCCTGAGCAGCAGCACGCAGAGCAGTGGCTGCCACCCAGGTGGAAGCCGGCAGGACTGCCTGCAACACCCCCAGACGGGCCTGGCTGATTTTCCAGACAATCTCATCAAAGAGAGTGACATTCTGAGCGACGAAGATGAGGACTACCATCAAACTCTCAAACAGGGCAGCCCTACCAAAGACATTGAACTTCAGTTCCAGAGACTGAGAATCTCCGATGACCCGGACGCAAACGCCGCTGAGCAACAGCCCAGCACAGAGGGCCGACCCAAGGGGGAGCCGCCCAAACTGGTGCGGGGGCACTTCTGTGCCATTAAACGGAAAGCAAACAGCACCAAACGGGACAGGGGAACTTTGCTAAAGGCACAGATCCGTCACCAGTCCCTTGACAGTCAATCTGAAACCACCACCCTTGATCTCAGTTCCGTTCTGCAGCGAGAGTTCAGTGTCCAGAGTTTAACATCGGTAGTCAATGAGGAGTGCTTTTATGAAGCGGAGAGCCACGGAAAGTTGTAG